From the genome of Leptospira andrefontaineae, one region includes:
- a CDS encoding cytidylyltransferase domain-containing protein, whose protein sequence is MSGIHSTPKPKIRSLFAFIQARTGSTRFPKKVIRPIPSNSDKTILDHIHSRVLKILPNSRIIYLIPEGDSELGSFLKKNGMNHFFGPLEDVRQRYILASEKFGADAILRLTGDNPFYDTTHLDLLIQTFIESDSDLAYFKGLPLGTGGEVFRTSALLDLSASQQEERHKEHVSIHIKEDPTQYKITAIRSLLTKEEGSRLANFRLTVDTPEDFETISDLISQNSFETINNFNTKEFLEWEKETPSLFQKNLDVPQVKFDLPSPNRKIKGKIGVLVAPSKEFGSGHFSRTSLLYSFLPYRDWEPEWLSIFPKDGEYNILLIDYRDIEIPISYQKTKVLLLDHFGEDKEKYDFWDLLPHPGNDPNFNWEQILIPPNLISSAISEDKIPTKEYRIFCYAGNLGKEESENLDKFLIQNSSKKRIRIGGTPPGTNEIEYFPRLSRVQYLQTLRSSEKFLGYFGQSVFEALYLKIPSATFSISPIHRELSSILEKYKIPFTDLDQKTEFSLGTKTVGENGYKLLLDKIDSLL, encoded by the coding sequence ATGAGTGGTATACATTCAACGCCTAAACCTAAGATCCGTTCTTTATTCGCTTTTATACAAGCGAGGACCGGATCTACAAGATTCCCTAAAAAAGTAATCCGTCCGATACCTTCCAATTCGGATAAGACGATCTTAGATCATATCCATTCCAGAGTTCTAAAAATTTTACCGAATTCCAGGATTATTTACCTGATCCCGGAAGGAGATTCGGAACTGGGATCCTTTTTGAAAAAGAATGGAATGAATCATTTCTTCGGACCATTGGAAGATGTTCGTCAAAGGTATATTCTTGCTTCTGAAAAATTCGGTGCCGATGCGATCCTGAGGCTGACAGGTGATAATCCTTTTTATGATACAACCCACTTAGATCTACTCATCCAAACATTTATAGAATCGGATTCGGATTTAGCTTATTTTAAAGGATTACCTCTCGGAACAGGAGGAGAAGTTTTTAGGACTTCTGCACTTCTGGATCTTTCCGCCTCACAACAAGAAGAAAGACATAAAGAGCATGTAAGCATCCATATAAAAGAAGATCCTACTCAATACAAGATCACTGCAATACGAAGCCTATTAACAAAAGAAGAAGGTTCCAGATTAGCAAATTTCAGACTGACAGTGGACACCCCCGAAGATTTTGAAACGATCTCCGACCTAATCTCTCAAAATTCTTTTGAGACTATTAATAATTTTAATACAAAAGAATTTTTAGAATGGGAGAAAGAAACACCTTCTCTATTCCAAAAAAATTTAGATGTTCCTCAGGTAAAATTTGATCTTCCTTCTCCGAACCGAAAGATCAAAGGTAAAATTGGAGTGCTGGTTGCCCCCTCAAAAGAATTCGGTTCCGGACATTTTTCCAGGACTTCCCTTTTATATTCTTTTCTTCCTTATAGAGATTGGGAGCCTGAATGGTTATCAATTTTTCCAAAAGATGGAGAATATAATATTCTTCTAATAGATTATAGGGATATAGAGATCCCGATTTCTTATCAAAAAACAAAAGTCCTACTTTTGGATCATTTCGGAGAAGATAAAGAGAAGTATGATTTTTGGGATCTTCTTCCGCATCCGGGGAATGATCCGAATTTCAATTGGGAACAGATCTTAATTCCTCCGAATTTGATCTCTTCTGCAATCAGTGAAGATAAAATCCCAACCAAAGAATACAGGATTTTTTGTTACGCAGGAAACTTAGGAAAGGAAGAATCCGAAAATCTGGATAAATTCCTGATCCAAAATTCTTCTAAAAAAAGGATCCGGATCGGAGGAACTCCTCCTGGGACAAATGAGATAGAATATTTTCCTAGACTTTCAAGAGTCCAATATCTGCAAACATTGAGATCTTCCGAAAAGTTCTTAGGATATTTCGGTCAAAGTGTATTCGAAGCTCTTTATTTAAAAATCCCTTCTGCGACTTTTTCTATTTCCCCTATTCACAGAGAACTTTCTTCTATTTTAGAAAAATATAAAATTCCATTTACTGACCTCGACCAAAAAACCGAGTTTTCCTTAGGAACAAAGACAGTCGGGGAAAATGGATATAAACTGTTGCTTGATAAAATAGATTCTCTCCTTTAA
- a CDS encoding spiro-SPASM protein: MKYPPQAIVFYLKEDLISVKGNIDQGNQLRYLELTLKKLSSVLKGIRVYSNRKLGPAEESKKIISQLEYSDFIIIESRSEAEFFSKICDSLPDSRTGDPEWDETCFLVFDGFAPILDPALTEELILRHEKYLAQYSYSENLPPGIVPRILSREFVRSLPAEYSGGTQDFLAKNINQFDTEIFYTSPDLRQWRLDFSANNPRSFRLLSSFLKEKENWKYDEIQSFLISRPEIFRSAPSYYEVELYRGCEYECNFCPRQNLKPEDDNIILDPQVLEKLLSQAENLGLPYSVCFGGLGEPTLHPKFSELVQKTLASANLKELFIESALYGDLSGFIKLLSSLKEEEKKKVSLIVNMTTRDKKAYSLLYGKDNLDKVLQNLTAISQVLPKSSIHLQFLKIQEVDPELDSWYEQAQKEGYEIILQKYNSYSDVLPQRRASDLTPLGRDFCWHISRDIYLNADGQVSICKQTPGSKKHSIGNLNQDSLEQIWAKGNPFFTSSAKGAHESIPAPCLSCDEWYTFNA, translated from the coding sequence ATGAAATATCCTCCCCAAGCTATCGTATTTTATCTAAAAGAAGATCTTATATCCGTAAAAGGAAATATAGATCAGGGGAACCAGCTTCGTTATTTAGAACTTACGCTTAAAAAATTATCTTCTGTCCTAAAAGGGATCCGAGTTTATTCCAATCGTAAACTCGGACCGGCCGAAGAATCCAAAAAGATAATCAGTCAATTAGAATATTCTGATTTTATAATTATAGAATCAAGATCAGAAGCCGAATTTTTCTCTAAGATCTGTGATTCACTCCCAGATTCCAGAACTGGAGATCCGGAATGGGACGAAACCTGTTTCCTGGTTTTTGATGGATTTGCACCTATATTAGACCCGGCTCTTACGGAAGAATTAATTCTTCGTCATGAAAAGTATCTGGCCCAGTATTCTTATTCTGAAAATCTTCCTCCGGGCATCGTGCCTAGAATTCTTTCCAGAGAATTTGTAAGAAGTTTACCTGCGGAATACTCAGGTGGAACCCAAGATTTCTTAGCTAAAAATATAAACCAATTTGATACTGAAATTTTTTATACTTCTCCTGACTTGAGGCAATGGAGATTAGACTTCTCCGCAAACAATCCCAGATCTTTCAGACTCTTATCTTCTTTTTTAAAGGAGAAGGAAAACTGGAAGTATGATGAGATCCAATCCTTCCTAATCTCCCGTCCTGAAATATTCCGCTCTGCTCCGAGTTACTACGAAGTAGAATTGTACAGAGGCTGCGAATACGAATGCAATTTCTGTCCAAGACAAAATCTAAAACCGGAAGACGACAATATAATATTAGATCCTCAAGTTTTAGAGAAACTTTTATCTCAGGCAGAAAATCTAGGTCTTCCATATAGTGTATGTTTTGGTGGATTGGGCGAACCTACACTTCATCCAAAGTTTTCAGAGCTTGTCCAAAAAACTTTAGCTTCTGCAAATCTAAAGGAACTGTTCATAGAGTCGGCTTTATATGGGGATCTTTCCGGTTTTATCAAATTACTTTCTTCTTTAAAAGAAGAAGAAAAGAAGAAGGTCAGTTTGATCGTAAACATGACTACCAGAGATAAAAAAGCGTATTCTCTACTTTATGGAAAGGATAACCTAGACAAGGTTTTACAAAATCTTACGGCGATTTCCCAAGTGCTGCCCAAATCCTCTATCCACCTACAATTCCTGAAAATCCAAGAAGTGGATCCTGAATTGGATTCCTGGTATGAGCAGGCGCAAAAAGAAGGATACGAAATCATTTTACAAAAATATAATTCTTATTCGGATGTTCTTCCTCAGCGTAGAGCCTCGGATCTCACACCTTTAGGAAGAGACTTCTGCTGGCATATTTCCAGAGATATATATTTGAACGCAGACGGCCAAGTTTCCATCTGCAAACAAACTCCCGGCTCTAAAAAACATTCGATAGGAAATCTAAATCAGGATTCCTTAGAACAAATTTGGGCAAAAGGAAATCCTTTCTTCACTTCTTCCGCGAAAGGAGCACACGAATCTATTCCTGCCCCTTGCCTTTCCTGCGATGAGTGGTATACATTCAACGCCTAA
- a CDS encoding putative peptidyl-prolyl cis-trans isomerase — protein MFPGSSASFSRKLALFSGIVSLSVFTSEIRPAESLNKIIATVGNQSISELDFDDAQDKYQKLSNTKYLKNEDMRKSLRTRIIDFLIDRAVVDSIAEDESIQVNEKRLESEIEKRMEFMGVTSRKQFEKAVESSAGMSYELWYTELPYQIKKTQLMQYKVPNHPPSDKDIRSWYAQNREKVGFEVQYRQIAISPNNDSITEESRIHKEASEIKKNVLSDPASFGLIAGSPRNTDANLRARKGLMDWVSSFELYKTNRSVAVALSTIPVGSVSEVFRDERKRYCIVKVEGKRPTPLENVRQGIVNLLSREKEDENFMKWVRESRSTVPIQIFDEAYKKENKIPDQQETLNLD, from the coding sequence ATTTTTCCCGGATCCTCTGCCTCATTTTCGCGTAAACTCGCCTTATTCTCCGGTATAGTTTCTCTAAGTGTATTCACTTCAGAGATCCGTCCCGCCGAGTCCTTAAATAAGATCATTGCAACCGTTGGAAACCAATCCATCAGCGAATTGGATTTCGACGATGCCCAAGATAAATACCAAAAACTTTCCAATACTAAGTATCTCAAAAACGAGGACATGAGAAAATCTCTACGTACTCGTATCATAGATTTTTTGATCGATAGAGCTGTAGTGGATTCAATCGCAGAAGACGAATCCATCCAAGTGAATGAAAAAAGATTAGAAAGCGAGATCGAAAAAAGAATGGAGTTTATGGGGGTCACTTCTCGTAAACAATTCGAAAAGGCGGTCGAGTCTAGCGCCGGAATGTCTTATGAACTTTGGTATACGGAACTTCCTTACCAGATCAAAAAAACTCAGTTAATGCAATACAAGGTGCCGAACCATCCACCTTCTGATAAAGATATCCGATCCTGGTATGCCCAAAATAGAGAGAAGGTAGGATTCGAAGTCCAATATAGACAGATCGCAATCTCTCCTAATAATGATTCCATCACGGAAGAATCCAGGATACATAAAGAAGCAAGCGAGATCAAAAAGAATGTCTTATCCGATCCGGCTTCTTTCGGCCTGATCGCAGGTTCCCCAAGAAATACGGATGCAAACTTAAGAGCCAGAAAAGGGCTTATGGATTGGGTTTCTTCTTTCGAATTATATAAAACGAATCGTTCCGTTGCAGTAGCATTATCAACTATACCTGTTGGTTCAGTTTCGGAAGTATTCAGAGACGAAAGAAAGCGTTATTGTATCGTTAAGGTAGAAGGTAAAAGGCCTACTCCTTTAGAAAACGTTCGCCAAGGTATCGTGAATCTTCTCAGCCGCGAAAAAGAAGATGAAAATTTTATGAAATGGGTAAGAGAATCCAGATCCACCGTGCCGATACAGATCTTCGACGAAGCTTATAAAAAAGAGAATAAGATCCCGGACCAACAAGAAACCTTGAACTTGGATTAA
- a CDS encoding aspartate kinase: MANIIVQKYGGTSVGSPDRIRNVAGRIKRYHEEGNHVVVVVSAMGHTTDELVDLADKITKNPPKREMDMLLSTGEQVSISLLAMALWDAGVPAKSFTGSQIKMITDGNFSNAKIQGVDRSRIDAALNEGNVVIVAGFQGIDQNENITTLGRGGSDTSAVALAAVLGAKECEIYTDVDGVYTADPRVVPQATKHSQITYEEMLELASLGAGVLHSRSVELGMNYDVVIHVRSSFNNNPGTLVVNEDKIMEKLKVSGVTAKNDQARITIADVPDKPGLAAVLFGDLSSKDILVDVIVQSSPYNGRNTISFTVPKKDLVQALPILESFSNSQGANKPEINEEISIVSAVGIGMKSHVGVAAQMFKALAEKEINIEMISTSEIKISCVIPRIHAETAVNKIHETFGLSKNG, translated from the coding sequence ATGGCAAACATAATCGTCCAAAAGTACGGGGGAACATCTGTTGGATCTCCTGATCGCATCCGGAATGTAGCCGGAAGAATCAAACGTTATCATGAAGAAGGCAACCATGTTGTCGTAGTCGTTTCCGCAATGGGGCATACGACGGATGAGCTGGTGGATCTAGCCGATAAGATCACCAAAAATCCTCCAAAGAGAGAGATGGACATGCTATTGTCCACAGGAGAACAAGTTTCTATTTCTCTACTTGCAATGGCTCTTTGGGACGCAGGAGTTCCTGCAAAATCATTCACAGGTTCCCAGATCAAAATGATCACCGACGGAAACTTCTCCAATGCAAAGATCCAAGGAGTGGATCGTTCTAGAATAGATGCAGCGTTAAACGAAGGGAACGTTGTGATCGTAGCAGGTTTCCAAGGAATAGACCAAAACGAAAATATCACTACCTTAGGAAGAGGCGGTTCGGATACTTCTGCGGTAGCGTTAGCTGCTGTACTTGGCGCAAAAGAATGTGAAATTTATACGGATGTGGACGGTGTTTATACCGCCGATCCAAGAGTGGTTCCCCAAGCCACTAAACATTCTCAAATCACTTATGAGGAAATGTTGGAACTCGCAAGCCTAGGTGCCGGCGTTCTTCATTCCAGAAGTGTTGAGTTGGGAATGAACTACGACGTGGTAATCCATGTGCGTTCCAGTTTTAATAATAATCCGGGGACTTTGGTTGTAAACGAGGACAAAATTATGGAAAAATTGAAAGTAAGCGGAGTTACCGCAAAAAACGACCAAGCCAGAATTACAATCGCGGATGTTCCTGACAAACCTGGTCTTGCCGCAGTTCTATTCGGAGACTTAAGCTCCAAAGATATTCTTGTGGATGTGATCGTTCAATCTTCTCCTTATAATGGAAGAAACACTATATCTTTCACAGTTCCTAAAAAAGACCTGGTTCAGGCTCTTCCTATCTTGGAATCCTTCTCTAATTCTCAAGGAGCTAATAAGCCTGAGATCAACGAGGAGATTTCTATCGTTTCCGCAGTTGGGATCGGAATGAAATCCCATGTAGGTGTGGCTGCTCAAATGTTCAAAGCTTTGGCAGAAAAAGAGATCAATATCGAAATGATCTCCACTTCAGAGATCAAAATATCCTGCGTAATCCCAAGAATTCATGCAGAAACTGCCGTAAACAAGATCCACGAGACGTTCGGGCTTTCGAAAAACGGTTGA
- a CDS encoding sodium:solute symporter family protein, which produces MFSPIDWYLILAYIIFAFSVGLLLSSKAGESLSSYFVADRKLPWWWLGTSMVATTFAADTPLVITGMVALDGVGGNWLWWSWAIGYLIITVFFAASWRKAEVLTDVEFVELRYSGTGAVILRAAKAFFLSILFNSIILGWVFKAMSKITAPFLDWNVLLGAEVFGSISDVWPSFLLLGDLNTTLTVLILFSVVVFYSSMGGIQGVILTDLFQFALGIGGAILFAIFAIQYVGGLEGLYSKLETLYPGKSESIISFWPRIGEEEHGLPLQVFLIFIGVQWWIQYHSDGSGYLAQRLHTAKTPKDAELGSLWFNIANFILRTWPWVLTGLVCLVVFPLHDADLFQAEGGIVQSDREIAYPMLMKIVLPAGCLGFVFVSLMAAFMSTADTHINWGASYLVNDLYLRFLKPDAGNKQTVIAGRIAVVLMAGIAILVATQMNSIASAWKFFLAMASGLGLPQILRWIWWRVNAWTELSGMGTALVLSLILYKVYPDVNADYLLFFTALGSVIVSILVTFLTAPVPDKVLDAFVTKLQPFGFWGKWGGVSARKKFYSRIRIWLLAIFSLYAWLFGIGYILQLKYVLGGIFLICGIVSGLIVLKLWEKKDSVS; this is translated from the coding sequence ATTTTTTCTCCTATCGATTGGTATCTAATCTTAGCTTATATTATTTTTGCTTTTTCGGTCGGGCTTCTTCTTTCCTCTAAGGCAGGAGAAAGTTTGAGTTCCTACTTTGTAGCGGACAGAAAACTTCCTTGGTGGTGGCTCGGAACTTCTATGGTGGCGACGACCTTTGCCGCAGATACTCCTTTGGTCATCACAGGAATGGTTGCACTCGATGGGGTTGGCGGGAACTGGCTCTGGTGGAGTTGGGCGATCGGTTATTTGATCATTACCGTATTCTTTGCAGCTTCTTGGCGAAAGGCAGAAGTTCTTACGGATGTTGAATTTGTAGAATTACGTTACTCTGGAACAGGAGCAGTAATTCTAAGAGCTGCAAAAGCATTCTTCTTAAGTATTCTATTTAATTCCATCATATTGGGCTGGGTCTTTAAGGCAATGTCCAAGATCACCGCTCCTTTTTTAGATTGGAATGTATTACTTGGCGCAGAAGTATTCGGATCTATCTCTGATGTTTGGCCGAGTTTTTTATTATTAGGAGATTTGAATACTACTCTTACCGTTCTTATTCTTTTCTCTGTTGTAGTTTTCTATAGCAGTATGGGCGGGATCCAAGGTGTGATCCTGACGGACTTATTCCAATTTGCTTTAGGGATTGGCGGTGCAATTCTATTTGCGATCTTTGCGATCCAATATGTAGGCGGATTAGAAGGTCTTTATTCCAAATTAGAAACTTTGTATCCTGGAAAGTCAGAATCCATTATTTCTTTTTGGCCAAGGATAGGAGAAGAAGAACATGGACTTCCTCTTCAAGTTTTCCTAATATTCATCGGAGTTCAATGGTGGATACAATATCACTCGGACGGATCCGGATACTTAGCACAAAGATTACATACTGCAAAAACTCCTAAAGATGCGGAACTAGGTTCTCTTTGGTTTAATATTGCAAACTTTATCTTACGCACCTGGCCATGGGTTTTAACAGGACTCGTATGTTTGGTTGTATTCCCGTTGCATGATGCAGACTTATTCCAAGCAGAAGGAGGAATCGTTCAATCCGATAGAGAGATTGCATATCCGATGCTTATGAAGATCGTTTTGCCTGCCGGATGTTTGGGATTTGTATTTGTAAGCTTGATGGCAGCATTTATGTCGACTGCAGATACTCATATCAACTGGGGAGCCAGCTATTTAGTTAACGATCTATATTTAAGATTTCTAAAACCGGATGCAGGAAATAAACAAACCGTTATCGCTGGAAGGATCGCAGTGGTCTTGATGGCGGGGATCGCTATCTTAGTTGCGACTCAAATGAATTCAATTGCATCTGCTTGGAAATTTTTCTTAGCAATGGCCTCAGGCTTGGGTCTGCCACAAATCTTAAGATGGATCTGGTGGCGAGTTAATGCTTGGACAGAATTATCCGGAATGGGAACCGCCTTGGTCCTTTCATTAATTTTGTATAAAGTATATCCGGATGTAAATGCAGATTACCTTCTATTCTTTACCGCCTTAGGAAGTGTGATCGTTTCTATTTTAGTGACTTTTTTGACCGCTCCAGTTCCGGATAAAGTATTGGATGCATTTGTAACCAAATTACAACCTTTCGGTTTCTGGGGAAAATGGGGTGGAGTTTCCGCTCGCAAAAAATTCTATTCCAGGATCCGGATCTGGTTATTGGCGATCTTCTCCTTATACGCTTGGCTTTTTGGAATAGGGTATATTCTACAATTGAAATATGTATTAGGCGGTATTTTCCTTATCTGCGGAATAGTTTCAGGACTTATAGTTTTGAAGTTATGGGAAAAGAAGGATTCAGTTTCCTGA
- a CDS encoding PaaI family thioesterase produces MYQLSLSTLEAGPFKRILKKWKLFRFNRMIRKNWPVYHRLGPRFEFVSEDLLKLKVRFPFNNKTKGYNGLHFGGAIYAFVDPLYVYSISENLGSEYLVLDTNAEIDFLKASNQDLIVEIEVSPEDIKSIQEECRAKRKTIRIYSIEVFDPDGQKIAIVKKTIYIRKLNPSFPITSKL; encoded by the coding sequence ATGTATCAATTATCCCTCTCCACTTTGGAAGCCGGTCCTTTCAAAAGAATATTAAAAAAATGGAAACTATTTAGATTTAATAGGATGATCCGAAAAAATTGGCCAGTCTATCATAGACTTGGTCCGAGATTTGAATTTGTATCCGAAGATCTTCTAAAACTAAAAGTCCGATTCCCATTTAATAATAAGACCAAAGGTTATAATGGACTTCATTTTGGCGGAGCAATCTATGCATTCGTAGATCCTCTGTATGTATATTCCATTTCTGAAAATTTGGGCTCCGAATACCTTGTTTTAGATACTAACGCAGAGATTGATTTCCTAAAAGCAAGTAACCAAGACCTCATAGTAGAAATAGAAGTTTCTCCCGAAGATATAAAATCCATCCAAGAAGAATGTAGAGCTAAAAGAAAAACGATCCGGATCTATTCTATAGAAGTATTCGATCCGGACGGACAGAAAATCGCGATCGTCAAAAAGACAATTTATATCAGGAAACTGAATCCTTCTTTTCCCATAACTTCAAAACTATAA